The Deltaproteobacteria bacterium sequence TATGTGCCGGAAAGGCGACCGCCGGAGAGGATGCCTTTTCTTTAGTTTATACGGTTTGGATTGCTTCTTTTCCTCGTTCTTCCCAGTATCCCCGCTCTTACGGTGACAGGCTTGTTACGGGAATAATACCTGGAATAAAAAAGGGGAGTCATTTCTAATGGGCCTCCCCTCATAATCACTTCAATGGTTACGGGGGTTATGGTGTAAATTTATCCGGGTAGATTACATACCAGACGTTATTTACTCCCTCACCATTCATGTCTCCCGGCTTTGCATCCTTGAAGAAATAGTAGAGTCGCCACCCCTTATATGTTGTCTGCTTCTGCCCGTCATCTCTCGTGATAACTCCGAAATCCTTTTTCTTCAGTGGCTTTTTCACGACAATCTTTTCCGTGTAAAACACCGGCCATTTCGTCAGGCATTCATTGATACATGCACTTATGCTTGGCATATCCTTCTTAAAGTAGTAGATGCTCATTCCCTTTGAGTCAACGAGGTAGCTGCCCGCTCCCTCTTTGACTTGAAGTTGAATGGTATAGGGAGATGCCTTTTGTTTTTTCCCTTCTGCCTGGGCCAGGGCGCTGGTACTCAAGAACATTCCGACGAACACGAAAACACACGCTGAAATCAACAGTGTCCTGACTATATTTCTCCTTTTCATCGTTACCTCCTTCTGTGCAGCGAATTTTTTCACTAATAGAGATTTCCTATATCTGTACTCTGTCACTTACTTCATTTAGTCTTTTTTTATCCCCCCTCTCCTTCTTAATCCCACTTACGGAAATATATCAATACAGCTTTTAAACCTTTATAAGGCTTTAATTATAACAGGCTTTGTAATTTCCTGCAAAAATTTAAAATCCTTTTATTCAATAAGTGACAAATGAACCTTGATTTTAAAACCCGAGTGTTCATGCTGCTTTCCCTTTGACATACATTCTTCATTCGAGTATATTTAATGTACTGGAAAAGTGTGAGTATTTAAAGAGAATGAGCAGCATTATATCATTAAGGCGGAAGCTGATCCATGGCCTATAATGAACCCATACAATTATCTCATCTCATTGATACCTCCACGCACAAAGCAATTGTGGCGGAGGTAAAGAAGATTTTTTCGTATCACTACCCAGCGAGATATTTCAGTGCAATTAATAGAAGTTATAGACTTGTAAAAACCCTCCATGAGGGGAAATTCCCCGGCTATAAGGCCTGCAATACCGAGTACCATAACCTTTCACATACCTTAGATGCGATGCTCGCCGCCGTCCGGTTGGTTGACGGACACAATATCGAAACCTCGCATTTTCCGGTACATCTTGCGGTAAATTTGCTCAACGCAACACTGTTGCATGACGCAGGGTATATTCAGGAAGACTCGGACCATGAGGGCACGGGTGCGAAGTACACCACATTTCATGTGGAGCGAAGCGTACAATTCTTGAGAAAAAACCATGAGGCGTTCAAGTTCACCCCGGATGACGTTAATATAATTGCCAATCTGATACGGTGCACAGGCCTGATGGTCAGGATCGAAACCATCCCATTCTCTTCCCCGGAAGAGAAGCTTGCAGGCTGTATTCTCGGCGCCGCCGATCTTTTAGGCCAGATGTCTGACAGGGCATACCTGGAGAAGTTGATATTTTTATATTACGAATTTAAGGAAGCGGGCATTGAAGGCTTCAATACCGAATTCGACCTTGTGCGAAAAACGGTTGATTTTTATGAATTTACGAAGAAGCGGCTTGCTGAATCATATTTAAACTCGTTTAGTTATGCGCAGTACCATTTCAAGGAGCGGTTTGCAATTGACTGCAATCTCTATATGGAGACGATTGACCGGCACATCGGGTATCTGCATAAGATCATTGAGGATGAAACGACAAACTTCCGTCACAAACTGAAGCGGGGGAAATGGGTGCACACCTATCCGCGGGCTAAATAGTGATAATCATCCGTGCTGTGAACCCCATTCATCTTGAATAGATAACTCCTCATGACCGGAAGCCGCATCTCGCGAGCCCCGCCCTGAGGGCGGTCCGCTTCACTTATTGTCACTTACCGTCTCAATAATTTCCGGGCCATAGAGGCTTATCTTTTCAGGGGAAAGTATACCTGTCTCCTTCAGCATTTCAATGGAGGATGCCTCGGTTTTCGCCAAGTCAACCAGAGTCTGATCTGACAGTATCCTGAAACGCGCCCTGTTTGTCTCTTTTGCCTTTTGAAAACGCCAGCAGTTGAGATTCATTAGATAGTGCTTCTGGTGTTCCGTGAGGGAGTGATACCCTTTAATATTCTTATACCCCAGGGGATTGAGCAGCTTCTCGTTCCAGGTTACAGCGGCGATAGTATCAAAGGCCTTTACCGCCTTTCTTTTGAAACCCCTCCGCTGGATTTCGTGATCGAGTCTGTTGTACAGTGCTTTCAGAAATGCTGTATCCTGGACGGCATAATGTATTTGTTCTTCTGTCAGGGGTCGGGTTTCCCACTTCGAACGTTGCATCTTTTTATCTTTTTTCAGTTCAATGCCCAGATACTGGCCGATCAGCGCCGAGAGAGAAAGAAAGTGACAGCCCAGGATAGCTGCCGCCAGATGTGTATCAAAAATATTTTTAAATTCAAACCCATAGTCCCGTTTCAGAATCCGAATATCGTTATCACCGGCGTGCATGATCTTGAGGATTGCCGAATCAGCATAAATCTTTCCTAAAAAGGAAAAATCCAGACCGTTGAGAGGGTCTAAAAGGTAGGTTTTTTTATCAGCCGCTATCTGGACTAAACAGAGCACTTCCCGAAAATATCTGAAAGAATCATATTCCGTATCAACACAGATAATGGAGGAGCTGCTGATGTCTTCTTTTGCCTCATCCATTTTTACGGATGTATCGATCCAAACCCACTGATTATTCATGGCAATATCTGTCCTGTTTGTGAATCCGCTTCAAGCGCATTCCCTCAAAATAACGATAGTATGAAGGGAGGCTCAACCATGAATTTTCAAGAATGTCAAGATAATTGATGATCTCATAAACAAATTATGAATAGAATTAGAAACAAATAACGTTGTAAAAAAAGCTCCAGATGCAACGCGTTTCCTTCTAAAGGCTCAGGATAAACTCACCTGAGGAATAAGACGGACGTAAAGGGAGGGGACTTTTACGAAGGCGTCATAATTCATTTTTCACGTTGACAAGGGAATTCCCTTTGTCCTATAGTGCCCCTTCTAAAAAACGGGCGTTTATTATGTGCTGGAGATGAATATGAGTTCTTCCAGAGCCCCCGGTAACCGGTAAGGAGAACTAAATGAAGTACACCAAATCAAAACTGATGCGTGGATATGCCAATTCAATGCTTACCATTGATCTCGGGACAGGTATGATAAATGCGAGTGACCTTGATCCACAACTGAGGGATTATTTTGTTGGAGGCAGAGCGCTGGGTTTATATCTTCTTCATAGACGAATAACTCCAAACACAAACCCCTATGCTCCCGAAAATCCACTGATATTTTCACCCGGTCCGTTAGCAGGAATTCCTCAGTTTCCCGGTACGAGCAAATGCATGGCAATCTCTCTGTCACCCCATACAGGAATTCCAGGAGTATCGAATTTTGGAGGGCATTTTGGGGCCCACATGAAATACGCCGGATTCGATATCATTGAGATCGCGGGAAAATCGGAAAAGGACATCTTTGTCGTCATTGATGGTTTCGAGAATGAGGTAAAACTGATCGAAGCGCCCCGGATCGACCATGTGTTTGACCTGGAGAAATTAATTGCTGAGAAATTTACGAAAGCGGGATATGAAAAAAAGGACATTGCTTTCGTGACGACCGGCGTAGGTGCGGCCAACACAACATACGGATGTATCAATAGCCATTATTATGATCCTACGAAAGAAACTGATGGCCTGAAGGGGTTTTTCAGAACGAAGCAGGCGGGAAGGACGGGACTTGGCTCGGTGATGATTGATAAGAAAATACGGTCGATCATTGTCCTTGCAGAATATCCACGCGGCGAAAATCCGTATGGGGCGGCCGACTGGGAGAAAGCGAGAAAAGCGGGATTGAAGCTTTCTAAGGTTGTCAGGGAAGTAGATCCGGTGTCATTGAAAATGTACCGCAAGGGAAGCGCGGGGCTGATCAGCTTTATGAATAAGGAGAACTACCAATCTCTGCCGGTGAATAATTACCAGTATGGTTCGGATCCGAGGGCGGAACAGATCAGCGGGAAATTTTACGCGGCGAACCTCTTCGATCACAAGGGAATGGATGGATGTTTCCCCGGATGCTCTCTGCGGTGCACCAAGGGCGGCTGGGTTACTATAACAGTCGGTGATCCAAAGGGTAAGAAAGTCTGGGTCGATGGCCCCGAGTATGAGACAGCGGTCGGTTTCGGTTCGAATTTAGGGGTATGGAATGCCGAATCCATCATGGAAGCCAACTGGCACTGCGACAACTACGGGATCGATACCATAACCGCTGCTGTTATTATTGCCTTTCTGATGGAGTGTTTCCAGAGGGGTTATCTGTCGAAAGAGGATACGGATGGAATAGAGCTAAAATGGGGGAATGATAAAGCCGTATTGCATTTCCTTCACCAGATTGCCAACGGGGAAACCGAATGCGCACGGGAAGCGGGAAAAGGTATGCTCAGCTTAGCGGATTGGGTGTCCCTCAGGTATGTTAAAAGAACCGGCCTCGAAAATCCTCAGAAGGAACTTATGAAATTTGCGATGCAGGCGAAAGGTCTTCCTTTTTCTCTTTACAGAACCCACAGGTCTTTGTGCATGCAGGCGTCGTATGCTGCGGCCAGTGATATCGGGGCGCATCATGCTGCTGCATGGCTGATCAAGGTAGATTTACTGGGAGCATTTCCCACCATGCAGGATAAGGCGCGAGCGTTGATTACCTACCCGAGGGTGAGACTCGGAAATGATAACCTTGGTCTCTGCAAGCTCCCGTGGGTTGACGTATTCAACCCTGAATCTGAAAAAGTCAAAGATACGGATAAGTATATTAACCCTGCTTCCCAGGAGATGTATGCAGACTTCTATAACGGTATGCTGGGGACGAATCTCACCTGGGAGAAGATTTACGAGCAGACGGACCGTGATATCAACTTGCAGAGGGTCATGAACGCCACGATCTTCGGCAAAGATACGGGAGAAAATGACTGGATTCCCGACAGGGCAATAGGGCCGACCGATGATGGTCTGTATGATGCTGAAAAGGATTTTCACGATGCAGAGGTAAGCAAAATATTGGGAAAGCCCCTCGAAGATGTTCAGAAAATGGAAACGGGGGAGAAAAGGGAAATCCTGATGAGCTACAGAAAAGGCCGGTTACGGGAGCTGATCCAGGCCTATTATCACGAACGGGGTTGGAACGCCGCGGGGATACCGACCGTCGATACCCTGAAACGGGTCGGGTTGTGGGATTACCTGACTGAGGGAACACAAACAAAAATCCGTGAAATGAATGTTTAATTGACGCCTTGTCCCGATCCACATGAGGAGAATTTTTGAGACACTTGTACTATTCATGGGGTATGCATGTCTAAAGCATGAGTTCGCATCATTAACCGAATAATTGCAAACGTCCACTTTTTCGTAGGAAAACATAGCGTAATCTGAATAAATGTTACGTATCGAGACCTCCCTGGACAAGTTCAATGGTAATTTACCATGAAAAAAGAAATTGACAATTTCGATTTTCGTGGTATCCATACACCATGATCCCACGAAATGAACTGATTCGGCGCCTTAAAGAATCTCTGGATCGAAGCAGGGTGGTTGCCCTTGTTGGACCAAGACAGTGCGGTAAGACAACCCTCGCGCGCGAGTTCGTCGCACCGGAATCGCCCAACTACTTCGACCTGGAAGATCCCACCAGCCTGGTGCGGCTTGAAGAACCCATGACGGCGCTCGGTGCTTTGCAGGGGCTCGTCGTCATCGATGAAGTCCAGCGGCGGCCTGATCTTTTTCCCATCCTGCGCGTTCTTGCTGATCGCCAGCCTTTGTCTGCACGCTTTCTGATCCTCGGAAGCGCATCGAAGACCCTGCTTCGTCAGGCGTCAGAATCGCTGGCCGGCCGGATCGAGACGGTATCCATGAGCGGATTCAGCATGGCAGAATTGGGAACGGCAATGCAACAGAGCCACTGGCTCCGTGGCGGTTTTCCACCTTCTTATCTGGCACAGACAGAATCAGATAGTCTGGCTTGGCGTAAAAACTTTATTCAAACGTTCCTGGAACGGGATCTCCCTCAATGGGGCATTATGGCCCCGCCCATCACGCTTCTTCGTTTCTGGACCATGCTAGCCCATTACCACGGGCAGATATGGAGCGCCGTCGAACCCGCCCGCTCCTTAAGTGTCAGCGAGCCGACGGTGCGTCGCTACCTGGATATCCTGACGGGTGTATTCATGATTCGCCAGCTCCAGCCCTGGCACGCCAATCTTAAAAAACGGCAGGTCAAGGCTCCGAAGATTTATTTACGGGACACGGGTCTTCTGCATCAGTTGCTCGGTATCCGCTCAGACCAGGAACTCTTCAGTCACCCGAAATGCGGTTCTTCCTGGGAAGGTTATGTCATTGAAGAAACCATCAAAACCATGAACCCCGATGAGGCTTATTTCTGGGGAACACACAACGGCGCGGAGATCGACCTCGTGATGGTGAAGGGTGGCCGGATGCTCGGCGTGGAATGCAAGAGGATCGATGCGCCGCGGCTGACGCCCTCGATGCGCATTGCCCTCGAAAATTTGAATCTGGAGCGGATCGCCGTCGTATACCCGGGAACACGCCGCTATGCCCTGGCGGAGAATGTCCATGCCGTGCCCCTGGAAGCGATTGCGGATGGAATGGCAGGATTGTTTGCGGGGTCATGAACCAAACCCATAGACTGCGGTATCAACTGTAAAGGAGATGCAACACGCGTGAGAAAGCAGAACATAAGAAATATTGCCATTATTGCCCACGTTGATCACGGCAAAACAACCCTAGTCGATGCCATGCTCAGGCAGACGGGTACCTTCCGGGAGCATCAGGAAATCGTGGAACGGGTAATGGACTCGATGGATCTCGAAAAAGAACGGGGGATTACCATCATGGCGAAGAATACAGCCATATGGTACGACAAGATCAAGATCAATATCGTCGATACGCCCGGTCATGCGGATTTCGGCGGCGAGGTCGAACGGAGCCTGAATATGGTCGATGGGGCCATTCTGCTGGTCGATGCCAGCGAAGGACCGCTTCCACAGACACGATTCGTCGTTAAAAAGGCCCTTGCCAGAAAACTGCCCATTGTGGTTGTCATCAACAAGATTGACCGCGGCGATGCCCGGATCGATGAGGTCATCGATGAGATATACGACCTTTTTATTGATCTCGATGCGAACGAGCAGCAGATTGAGTTTCCCATACTCTATACCAACGCCAAACGGGGCATCGCCCATCAGAAGCTGGGAGATCCATCGGAAGATCTTAAACCCCTGTTTGACGCCATCTGTTCCGCCATACCCGGTCCTGACACCGATGACGAACATGTTCCCCAGTTCCTGGTGACGAATCTCGATTACGATCCCTATGTGGGGCAAATCGCCATCGGGCGGCTGATCAACGGAGTCCTCGCGATGAATCAGACCTATGCACTTTGCGGAGAAAATGCGATCACTTCCGGGGTCAGGTTTTCCGCCCTTTACATGTTTTACGGCTTGAGGAAAAAGCAGGTGGATGCCGTCGAGGCCGGTGATATCGTCGCCGTTGCCGGCGTTGAGGCCATCAGTATCGGCGATACGATTACATCGCAGGAAAATCCCCTACCGCTCCCACGGATAAACATTGACGCGCCGACCGTCTCCATGATCTTTTACGTAAACAACAGCCCCTTTGCCGGCAAGGAAGGAAAGTATCTGACGTCACGCCATCTTCTTGAACGTCTGGAAAAGGAGAGTTTCCGGAACGTCTCGCTGAAATTGAAACCGCTGGAGCGCAAGGACGCCTTCGAGGTCTGCGGGCGTGGGGAGTTGCAGATGGCCGTGCTGATCGAGACCATGCGCCGGGAGGGCTATGAGTTCATGGTGTCCAAGCCAACCGTTATCACAAAAAAAGAAAACGGCAAAACCCTGGAGCCTGTAGAGTGCGTTTTTATCGATATCCCTGAAGAATTCGTCGGTATTGTTACGGAAAAACTGTCGGTGAGAAAAGGGCGCATGACCCACCTGATCAATAAGGGAAGCGGCCGGGTCAACCTGGAGTTCCTTGTTCCCTGCCGCGGCCTGATCGGTTTCCGCAGTCATTTTCTGACGGATACCAAGGGTGCGGGTGTGATGAATACGCTCTTTGAAAACTATGAACCGTGGTTCGGGCCGATCCCGCAGCGGGCAAGCGGCGCTCTTCTGGCTGATAGAAGCGGCAGGGTGACGAACTATGCCAGCCTGGCTATGGTAGACCGCGGTGAACTCTTCGTGGAGGCGGGGTACGAGGTGTACGGCGGGATGATCATCGGCGAACGCAATCGCAATGGTGATATGACGGTGAATATTACTAAAGAAAAGAAGCTCACGAATATCAGAAGCTCAACGTCGGAAGCGACCGTTACCTTAAGGCCTCCGCGGCCGCTGTCCCTGGATCAGTCCATTGAATTTATCGCTGAGGACGAACTGGTGGAAGTCACACCGCAACACATACGCCTGCGGAAGATGGAGCTCGATGCGAATAAACGGGCATCGAGACGCAAGGAAGATAATAATCCTTAAATCCGGAGTCTCTCTCTCCGATGTGTAATAAAAAAAATCATGTCATGACGTTCTTTAATGTATCGATGAGCAGCTGATTATCCCCATGCTTTTTTACGGCCACGCGGAAATAGTAATTTCCCATCCTTTGAAAATTGCTGCAATCCCTGATTAAAATATCTTCGCGAAGCAGCCGTTCCCTTAAATCCCTCGATGATAAACCCCTCTGGGAATCAATCCTGACCAAAAGATAATTGGCGGCGCTCGGGAGGGCTTTCAACCCGGGAATGCTGTTTATGGCACGATGCAAAAAGGCCTTTTCGGTTTCTACATATCGTCGTGTTTCATATATAAAGGCACTGTTGGAAAGGGCCTCACAGGCGCCTATTTGGGCTAAGGTATTGATCATCCACGGCGGCTTATTTCTCTTCAACCTCTCTATAACGGCAGATCCTGCGATGGCATACCCCACGCGAAGGCCAGGGATACCAAAAAATTTCGTCATGGATCTTAAGATAATAACATGGGAAAATTGCGTAACCGCAACCTTGAGAGATGCCTCCTCCACAAAGTCAATGAAAGCTTCATCAATGATCACGATGGTTTCCAAACTATCGGCACGGGCTATTAAAATAAGGAGTTCTTCTTTTGGGGTCAGAACACCTGTGGGATTTGCGGGATTGCAAAAGTAAAGAATATCAAAACCACCTGCCAGTCGTGTGTACAGATTATCCATATCTACGACAAAATCACGTTCTTCGTCGGCCTGAAAATACATTACCTGAGAACCGGCCAGATTGAGACCTTTTTCATATTCGCTGAAGGCCGGCGTCACAACCAAAGCCCGTTTAGGTTTAAAGATGATAGGAATCCAGTAAATGAACTCCGTGGAACCATTTCCGGTAATGAAATATTGGCGGTCCATTCCATGATAAGCGGCCAGCCGCGTAATGAGATCGTAAGCCTCTGTATCGGGATAATGCAAGATATCATCAAAAGACCTCATCACTGCATCTTTTGTCCCTTGAGGATAACCCAATGGATTGATATTGGCGCTAAAGTCAACAAGACGATGTTCATCAATTTCATAAATTCTCGATATCTCTCTAATATTTCCACCATGGTCATACGAGTTCATAACACCATGAACCTCAACAGTATAATACAAAAAAGAGACATCAACGCTGAAGAAGAAAACATGATTGCCCAGACCATTTTTATATCCCTACTATCTATTGATTTTACCCGGTCACCAATGGTCGGCTTTTCCATCATCTTACCAAAATAGCTCATCGGACCGGCAAGCTCTACACCAAGGGCGCCTGCCACAGCGGCCTCTGGTATACCGCTGTTCGGACTGGGATGATTACTGCAATCTCTTCTCATAATGCGCCAGGCATTTTTGCCGTTCAATCCCAACAAAAAAGAGGCGATAACCACGATGAAACCTGTCATTCTGGCCGGGATCCAGTTGAATATATCGTCCATCGTGGCCGAAAAATATCCGATATCCCGATAACGGTCACTTTTATAACCAATCATAGAATCCAATGTATTGACGGCTTTATAAGTCATTGCAAGAGGAACCCCTCCCAGGAGCAAGTAAAACATCGGGGCAATGACGCCATCCGACAGGTTCTCCGAAACCGTTTCGACGACAGCCCGCAATATCCCTTCTTCATCGAGATTTTCCGTATCCCTGCCCACAATCATGGAAAGTCCTTTCCTTGCACCCTCAATACTGCCTGCATTTAAATGATCGACAACCACCTTACTTTCTTGAAACAGCGACCTTACGGCCAAAGTCTGTGAGGCAAGTATAACCGTCACAACGACGCCCAATATCCAGTGAACTTTAAAAAATGCCATCAAAATGCCCCAGGTCACAAAATAGGTAATCAAAATCACTACAAACCAAAGGATAACGCCTCCTGTTTTGAGATGGCCACGCGAAAAATACGTCCGGATCACTCTTTCCAAACAACGTATGCCCTTCCCCATGATAACCACAGGATGGGGACACCAACGGGGATCACCGACGATGAGATCCAGTACATAGGCGCTGAAAAACATCATAGGGGTCATGATACCGCTACTCATTAACGTCACTAATTGCCGCTATCTGCAAAATTTCTCCATCCAAACCGGTCTGAAGAGAATATTATCAAAGTATCACGGGGCGCTGAATGGTTAATGACTGATCCCCCCTTGCCTCGATCCTTACGGATAGCCCACCACGGCAGACAAGGGGGGAGCCTTCAGGAGATTTTATTCATAAAATATTGCAACGCCTCCGGGCGAGAAGCAAGGTGAAGGTGGGTATAGCTTGCCAATACGCTGCCGCTTTGAAAACCTTCCCTTGCGATGTCATCGGCGCGGCGTTTTCTCACAGTATAAGCGGTAGCCCACCCTTCATTTTCTGTCAGGTCCGCGGTCAATTCCGAGTAGTGGAATTCATGGCCCCTCAGGGTTGTCCCCCTGGCGCCCCAGAGAGAATCGGCATTGAGCGTCACTTCAACATAAGCAAGGGATTTTATCCGGTCAAGCATCCTGGTTGACGCCGGGATCAGCCCAACCATCGGGTATTGAACTCCGTCTTTAGTTTCCAGGGTTCGGCTCAGGTACATCAATCCGCCGCATTCACCGTAAACAGGCCGGCCGGAGGAGGAAAATTTCCGGATGTCCGAATGCATTTCCTCGTTGGCGGCAAGGGCCTCCGCATGTTCTTCCGGGTATCCCCCTCCGATATAGAGGGCATCAATTCCTTCTGGAAGGTGGTTGTCTGCAATCGGTGAAAAAAACTTCAGCATGCACCCCATCATTTCCAATTCATCAAAGAAATCCCTGTAATAAAAATGAAAGGCCTCATCATAGGCAACACCTATGGATATGCGTTTGAACCGATTCCCTGTTTTAACCCCTCCCTCAATTCCTCCCGCCGGGGGAGGGAAGGTAATGGATTTTACGTCAAGAGACGGAGCTCTCCTTGCGATTTCCATCACCGTATCAACCGATGCGTACTTTTCAAAGACATCCGCAAGTCCATTGAGAACAGGCCGGGATAGGTTCCCGGTATCGGCCGTTACCAGACCGAGATGCCGGCTGGGAAGATGGGGAAACCCATCCATCGGAATGGCTCCCGCAAGGGGGGGCAGTGATGCCGAAGCGAGCGACTCAGCGAGCCACAATGCATGGCCCTCCGAACCGCAGCGATTGGCAATAACCCCGGCCACCCTCAAACCTGCTTCGAAATCGGTGTAGCCTTTCACGACGGCGGCAATGCTTCGGGCGATGCCGTAGACATCCACAACCAGAAGCACGGGGGCATCAAGCCAGCGTGCGATTTCCGCTGTGCTCCCCGCGGAGCTGTCGGGATCGGCACCGTCAAAAAGGCCCATAACGCCTTCGATAACGGAGATGTCGGCGCTTTCAGACGCCCGTGCAAAAAGCCTGCAAACGTAGTCCCTGCCTGCCATCCAGCCATCGAGATTATAGCAGGGTCTCTCTGAAGCCATAGTCAGATAGGATGGATCGAGAAAATCCGGTCCCACCTTGAAGGTCTGCACCTTGAAGCCGCGCTTTCTCAATGCAGCTACGACGGCAAGGGTGACGGACGTTTTCCCCACACCGCTGTGCGTGCCTGCTATGACTATCCGGGGACTATCCATTACTAATACTCCACTCCTTATATATTTCCACGTTTCATGGTATTCTCTGAAACACGCATGTCTTTCATGAGATCATCAATACCTATGATTTTAAACAGTTTATCCATATCTAAGTGTGCCCGGAAGTGTTCCGCTAACAGGTTGTATTGGTGATCCTTAAAATCGGATGCATGAACGGTGGTGCAATCATTTTCACCGGTTCTGTAATTAGCTGAGATCGTTTTCAGAAAGGCATGTCTGAAGCTGGGCATATCGAACAGGCCATGAAAATAGGTGCCCCAGACCTTACCGTCACAAGTTGCAGCCCCATCGAAGCCGTCGGAGAGGCTTCCGTTTTGTGTGAGAACACGTATCACGGGAAACATGTCGGGGCCGCGTTCTGTGACGCCCATGTGTATCTCATACCCTTCTACGTTTTCTCCGTTTTGCTCCCAGACGCCGGCAGAACGGGACAGTATCTTTTCCCTGTGCAGGGTTGTCTCTACGTCCAGAAAACCGAGACATTGTGTGTCTCCCGGCGTCCCTTCAATTCCGTAAGGATCGCGGATCAGCTTTCCAAGCAATTGGTAACCGCCGCATATCCCGCCGAGGTGGCCGCCGTGACGGACGAAATCTGCAAGTGAGGTTGCCCAGCCCGTATGCCCAAGCCATTCCATGTCAAAACGGCCGTTCTTTGTGCCGGGGATAAAAATCGCATCGTACCCATGCAGACTGCGGGGTCGTGCGAGGTAGTGGAGATTAATGGATGTGTCACATTCAAAAGGATTGAAGTCGGTAAAATTGGAGATGTGCGGCAGCCGTATAACGCCGATGTTAATTTTCCCTGGTTCGGGACCGAACGGCGGGTCAAGCAGGAAATCAAGCGGCAGGCCGTCTTCAGAGTCTATCTGGATGTGATGGAAATACGGAATAAGCCCCAGGACGGGAAGTCCCGTCTTGTCTTCGATGAATTCAATGCCTGTTTTAAAAAGATCCGCATCGCCGCGGAATCTGTTGATGATGA is a genomic window containing:
- a CDS encoding cobyric acid synthase produces the protein MKKTEKQPKAQCVAVFGTGSDVGKSIVVAALCRIFNDHGIRVAPFKAQNMSNNSYVTPEGGEMGRAQIVQAEAARIAPHVDMNPVLLKPSTDTGAQVVLYGQPLGNREAKEYFSDTHYLYEQALASLQRLRSSYSLIFMEGAGSCAEVNLRPQDFVNFRMAHAADAPVILVADIDRGGVFAQIIGTLNIIPKEDRKRVKGIIINRFRGDADLFKTGIEFIEDKTGLPVLGLIPYFHHIQIDSEDGLPLDFLLDPPFGPEPGKINIGVIRLPHISNFTDFNPFECDTSINLHYLARPRSLHGYDAIFIPGTKNGRFDMEWLGHTGWATSLADFVRHGGHLGGICGGYQLLGKLIRDPYGIEGTPGDTQCLGFLDVETTLHREKILSRSAGVWEQNGENVEGYEIHMGVTERGPDMFPVIRVLTQNGSLSDGFDGAATCDGKVWGTYFHGLFDMPSFRHAFLKTISANYRTGENDCTTVHASDFKDHQYNLLAEHFRAHLDMDKLFKIIGIDDLMKDMRVSENTMKRGNI
- a CDS encoding cobyrinate a,c-diamide synthase codes for the protein MDSPRIVIAGTHSGVGKTSVTLAVVAALRKRGFKVQTFKVGPDFLDPSYLTMASERPCYNLDGWMAGRDYVCRLFARASESADISVIEGVMGLFDGADPDSSAGSTAEIARWLDAPVLLVVDVYGIARSIAAVVKGYTDFEAGLRVAGVIANRCGSEGHALWLAESLASASLPPLAGAIPMDGFPHLPSRHLGLVTADTGNLSRPVLNGLADVFEKYASVDTVMEIARRAPSLDVKSITFPPPAGGIEGGVKTGNRFKRISIGVAYDEAFHFYYRDFFDELEMMGCMLKFFSPIADNHLPEGIDALYIGGGYPEEHAEALAANEEMHSDIRKFSSSGRPVYGECGGLMYLSRTLETKDGVQYPMVGLIPASTRMLDRIKSLAYVEVTLNADSLWGARGTTLRGHEFHYSELTADLTENEGWATAYTVRKRRADDIAREGFQSGSVLASYTHLHLASRPEALQYFMNKIS